The following coding sequences lie in one Mustelus asterias chromosome 8, sMusAst1.hap1.1, whole genome shotgun sequence genomic window:
- the dmrta2 gene encoding doublesex- and mab-3-related transcription factor A2: protein MELRTELSAAQTTPTAIPVSVSGTLLRAPPLLLRATEKYPRTPKCARCRNHGVVSALKGHKRYCRWKDCMCAKCTLIAERQRVMAAQVALRRQQAQEENEARELQLLYGTAEGLAIAAANGMIPSRSSYDVFGSVCSEGNTEAKLQKYELFQKSLLPRAGTPQQSLVKPIVGDSESGTGSVPGTSSPDIRHGSGSENGDGESFLSSPICKVLKEGQDSPRTITPLGSDSGSEAEKDERDGTPSTGARQRTPIEILTRVFPSHKRSVLELVLQGCAGDIVQAIEQILNNREQEKVSEETWHRDRSHQTVQGPTSHRPLVAGAVPPAIGTLGNRSAFSPLQPNAAHFTTDPNAYAIGPHLGLNPLRLAYSAHSRGLAFMTPYSTTGLVPTLGFRPPMDYAFSDLMRDRSNLHKDQVYTNGLYGSVVNNNPDKQ from the exons ATGGAATTGCGCACGGAGCTTTCTGCCGCCCAGACTACTCCGACAGCCATACCTGTGTCAGTGTCGGGAACTCTCCTCCGCGCTCCGCCTTTGCTGCTACGTGCCACCGAAAAGTACCCGAGGACTCCCAAGTGCGCCCGATGCCGAAACCACGGGGTCGTCTCAGCGCTGAAGGGCCACAAACGCTACTGTCGCTGGAAGGATTGCATGTGCGCCAAGTGCACCCTGATCgccgagaggcagagagtgatggCGGCTCAGGTAGCCCTGAGGAGGCAGCAGGCACAGGAAGAGAACGAAGCCCGAGAGCTGCAACTTCTGTACGGGACGGCGGAAGGATTGGCAATCGCAGCCGCCAACGGCATGATCCCGTCCCGATCTTCTTACGACGTGTTTGGTTCGGTCTGCTCCGAGGGTAAcacag AAGCTAAACTCCAGAAATACGAATTATTTCAAAAGAGTTTATTGCCACGGGCGGGAACTCCACAGCAGTCCTTAGTGAAGCCCATAGTCGGGGACAGCGAGTCGGGGACTGGCAGTGTGCCTGGGACCTCATCGCCAGATATTCGCCACGGATCTGGGTCCGAGAACGGAGACGGAGAATCATTCCTTAGCTCTCCCATCTGTAAGGTTCTTAAAGAAGGACAGGATAGTCCAAGGACCATCACGCCACTGGGCTCTGATTCTGGGTCAGAGGCAGAAAAGGACGAGAGAGATGGCACCCCCTCCACGGGTGCCCGTCAGAGGACTCCCATTGAAATTCTAACCAGAGTCTTTCCTTCGCACAAGAGAAGCGTTCTGGAGCTGGTTCTGCAAGGTTGCGCAGGGGATATTGTCCAAGCCATCGAGCAGATCCTCAACAACAGAGAGCAAGAAAAGGTTTCCGAAGAAACTTGGCACCGTGACAGGAGTCATCAGACTGTCCAAGGACCTACATCACATCGACCTCTGGTCGCTGGGGCCGTGCCTCCTGCCATTGGGACTCTGGGCAACAGGTCCGCGTTCTCACCTCTGCAGCCCAATGCGGCCCATTTCACTACAGATCCCAACGCCTATGCCATTGGGCCACATCTAGGACTCAATCCTCTTCGCTTAGCATATTCAGCCCATAGTAGGGGACTTGCTTTCATGACGCCTTACTCCACAACCGGCCTTGTCCCAACACTGGGCTTTCGTCCACCAATGGATTACGCCTTCAGCGACctcatgcgagataggtccaaCTTACACAAAGATCAAGTATACACTAATGGACTTTACGGATCAGTTGTAAATAATAACCCGGATAAACAGTAA